The Strigops habroptila isolate Jane chromosome 8, bStrHab1.2.pri, whole genome shotgun sequence genome includes a window with the following:
- the ECE2 gene encoding endothelin-converting enzyme 2 isoform X2, translating into MPDYKRATLQDDDGPEPAGDGSASPDSMEVGFRKGPAPLVSRLASRSHLELVLCIIAISLALLFSIAVVALAIQYRRDPSHSTCLTDACVRVASKILEALDVEADPCQDFYQYSCGGWIKRNPLPNGRSKWSTFNSIWDQNQAIMKHLLENTTFNSSSEAERKTQRYYLSCLKEQRIEELGSQPLVELIDKIGGWNITGSWNQTSFMEVLKMVSGTYRATPFFTVYVGPDSKSSNSNVIQVDQSGLFLPSRDYYLNKTANERVLAAYLEYMVELGTLLGGLPEPTRLQMQQVLDFETQLANITVPQAERRDDEKIYHKMSIAELQVLAPTIDWMDYLSYALAPLELADTEPVVVYGDTYLQQVSDLINSTDRSVLNNYLIWNLVQKTASSLDQRFETAQERLLETLYGTRKSCTPRWQTCISNTDDTLGFALGSLFVKATFDRDSKAIAEEMISEIRAAFEVSLDQLDWMDEATRQAAKEKADAIYDMIGFPDFILDNKELDDVYDGYEVSEDSFFQNMLNFYNFSAKVMADQLRKPPNRDQWSMTPQTVNAYYLPTKNGIVFPAGILQAPFYARNHPKALNFGGIGVVMGHELTHAFDDQGREYDKEGNLRPWWQNSSLEAFKNRTACITEQYSHYTVHREKVNGRQTLGENIADNGGLKAAYNAYKSWLQKNGEEKRLPALELTNHQLFFVGFAQVWCSIRTPESSHEGLVTDPHSPDKYRVIGTLSNSRDFVEHFGCPLGSPMNPGKHCEVW; encoded by the exons ATGCCCGACTACAAGCGTGCCACACTGCAGGACGACGACGGGCCGGAGCCGGCGGGGGATGGCAGCGCCTCTCCCGACAGCATGGAG gTGGGGTTTCGGAAGGGGCCGGCGCCGCTGGTGAGCCGCCTGGCCTCGCGCAGCCATCTGGAGCTGGTGCTCTGCATCATCGCCAtctccctggccctgctgtTCAGCATCGCCGTCGTCGCCCTGGCCATCCAGTACCGCAGAG ATCCCTCTCACAGCACGTGCCTGACGGATGCCTGCGTCCGGGTGGCCAGCAAGATCCTGGAGGCCCTGGATGTGGAGGCGGATCCATGCCAGGACTTCTACCAGTACTCGTGCGGGGGCTGGATCAAGAGGAACCCACTGCCCAACGGGCGCTCCAAGTGGAGCACCTTCAACAGCATCTGGGACCAGAACCAGGCCATCATGAAGCATCTCCTAG AGAACACCACCTTCAACTCCAGCAGCGAGGCAGAGCGGAAGACGCAGCGGTACTACCTATCCTGCCTCAAGGAGCAGAGAATAGAGGAGCTGGGCTCCCAGCCCCTCGTGGAGCTCATTGACAAG ATCGGGGGGTGGAACATCACTGGCTCCTGGAACCAGACCAGCTTCATGGAGGTACTCAAAATGGTGTCAGGGACGTACCGGGCAACCCCCTTCTTCACGGTGTACGTGGGTCCGGACTCCAAGAGTTCCAACAGCAATGTCATCCAG GTGGACCAGTCGGGGCTTTTCCTCCCATCCCGGGATTACTACCTGAACAAGACCGCCAACGAGAGG GTCCTGGCAGCATACCTGGAGTACATGGTGGagctgggcacactgctggggGGGCTCCCGGAGCCCACCCGCCTCCAGATGCAGCAGGTGCTGGACTTTGAAACCCAGCTGGCCAACATCACTGTGCCCCAGGCTGAGCGGCGAGACGACGAGAAGATCTACCACAAAATGAGcattgcagagctgcag GTCCTGGCCCCCACCATTGACTGGATGGATTACCTGTCCTATGCTCTGGCCCCACTGGAGCTGGCGGACACGGAGCCTGTGGTGGTGTATGGGGACACCTACCTCCAGCAGGTCTCGGACCTCATCAACAGCACTGACAGGAG cgtCCTAAACAACTACCTGATCTGGAACCTGGTGCAGAAGACGGCCTCCAGCCTGGACCAGCGCTTTGAGACAGCCCAGGAGAGGCTGCTGGAGACGCTCTATGGCACCAGGAAG TCCTGCACGCCTCGCTGGCAAACCTGCATCTCCAACACAGATGACACGCTGGGCTTCGCCCTGGGCTCCCTCTTTGTCAAAGCCACCTTCGACCGGGACAGCAAAGCCATT GCTGAGGAAATGATCAGCGAGATCCGGGCAGCCTTTGAGGTGTCCCTGGACCAGCTGGACTGGATGGATGAGGCAACCAGACAGGCTGCAAAGGAAAAG GCGGATGCCATCTACGACATGATCGGCTTCCCTGACTTCATCCTAGACAACAAGGAGCTGGATGATGTCTATGATGGG tACGAGGTCTCGGAGGACTCCTTCTTCCAGAACATGCTCAACTTCTACAACTTCTCTGCCAAAGTGATGGCCGATCAGCTCCGGAAACCCCCCAACCGCGACCA gTGGAGCATGACCCCACAGACCGTCAATGCCTACTACCTGCCCACCAAGAATGGGATTGTCTTCCCCGCTGGCATCCTGCAGGCTCCATTCTACGCCCGCAATCATCCCAA AGCCCTTAATTTTGGTGGTATCGGTGTGGTGATGGGACATGAGCTGACCCACGCCTTCGATGACCAAG GACGGGAGTACGACAAGGAGGGCAACCTGCGGCCATGGTGGCAGAACTCCTCCCTGGAGGCCTTCAAGAACCGGACGGCGTGCATAACGGAGCAGTACAGCCACTACACCGTCCACCGCGAGAAGGTCAATGGCCGGCAGACACTGGGCGAGAACATCGCTGACAACGGCGGGCTCAAGGCAGCCTACAAT GCGTACAAATCCTGGCTGCAGAAGAACGGGGAGGAGAAGCGCCTGCCAGCCCTGGAGCTCACCAACCACCAGCTCTTCTTTGTGGGCTTCGCGCAG GTGTGGTGCTCCATCCGGACACCCGAGAGCTCCCACGAAGGGCTGGTGACCGACCCCCACAGCCCTGACAAGTACCGCGTCATCGGCACCCTCAGCAACTCCCGGGACTTTGTCGAACATTTCGGCTGCCCCCTGGGGTCCCCCATGAACCCCGGCAAGCACTGTGAGGTGTGGTAG
- the ECE2 gene encoding endothelin-converting enzyme 2 isoform X4 produces MPGLLPVLVRGLDQEEPTAQRALQVEHLQQHLGPEPGHHEASPSSEAERKTQRYYLSCLKEQRIEELGSQPLVELIDKIGGWNITGSWNQTSFMEVLKMVSGTYRATPFFTVYVGPDSKSSNSNVIQVDQSGLFLPSRDYYLNKTANERVLAAYLEYMVELGTLLGGLPEPTRLQMQQVLDFETQLANITVPQAERRDDEKIYHKMSIAELQVLAPTIDWMDYLSYALAPLELADTEPVVVYGDTYLQQVSDLINSTDRSVLNNYLIWNLVQKTASSLDQRFETAQERLLETLYGTRKSCTPRWQTCISNTDDTLGFALGSLFVKATFDRDSKAIAEEMISEIRAAFEVSLDQLDWMDEATRQAAKEKADAIYDMIGFPDFILDNKELDDVYDGYEVSEDSFFQNMLNFYNFSAKVMADQLRKPPNRDQWSMTPQTVNAYYLPTKNGIVFPAGILQAPFYARNHPKALNFGGIGVVMGHELTHAFDDQGREYDKEGNLRPWWQNSSLEAFKNRTACITEQYSHYTVHREKVNGRQTLGENIADNGGLKAAYNAYKSWLQKNGEEKRLPALELTNHQLFFVGFAQVWCSIRTPESSHEGLVTDPHSPDKYRVIGTLSNSRDFVEHFGCPLGSPMNPGKHCEVW; encoded by the exons ATGCCAGGACTTCTACCAGTACTCGTGCGGGGGCTGGATCAAGAGGAACCCACTGCCCAACGGGCGCTCCAAGTGGAGCACCTTCAACAGCATCTGGGACCAGAACCAGGCCATCATGAAGCATCTCCTAG CAGCGAGGCAGAGCGGAAGACGCAGCGGTACTACCTATCCTGCCTCAAGGAGCAGAGAATAGAGGAGCTGGGCTCCCAGCCCCTCGTGGAGCTCATTGACAAG ATCGGGGGGTGGAACATCACTGGCTCCTGGAACCAGACCAGCTTCATGGAGGTACTCAAAATGGTGTCAGGGACGTACCGGGCAACCCCCTTCTTCACGGTGTACGTGGGTCCGGACTCCAAGAGTTCCAACAGCAATGTCATCCAG GTGGACCAGTCGGGGCTTTTCCTCCCATCCCGGGATTACTACCTGAACAAGACCGCCAACGAGAGG GTCCTGGCAGCATACCTGGAGTACATGGTGGagctgggcacactgctggggGGGCTCCCGGAGCCCACCCGCCTCCAGATGCAGCAGGTGCTGGACTTTGAAACCCAGCTGGCCAACATCACTGTGCCCCAGGCTGAGCGGCGAGACGACGAGAAGATCTACCACAAAATGAGcattgcagagctgcag GTCCTGGCCCCCACCATTGACTGGATGGATTACCTGTCCTATGCTCTGGCCCCACTGGAGCTGGCGGACACGGAGCCTGTGGTGGTGTATGGGGACACCTACCTCCAGCAGGTCTCGGACCTCATCAACAGCACTGACAGGAG cgtCCTAAACAACTACCTGATCTGGAACCTGGTGCAGAAGACGGCCTCCAGCCTGGACCAGCGCTTTGAGACAGCCCAGGAGAGGCTGCTGGAGACGCTCTATGGCACCAGGAAG TCCTGCACGCCTCGCTGGCAAACCTGCATCTCCAACACAGATGACACGCTGGGCTTCGCCCTGGGCTCCCTCTTTGTCAAAGCCACCTTCGACCGGGACAGCAAAGCCATT GCTGAGGAAATGATCAGCGAGATCCGGGCAGCCTTTGAGGTGTCCCTGGACCAGCTGGACTGGATGGATGAGGCAACCAGACAGGCTGCAAAGGAAAAG GCGGATGCCATCTACGACATGATCGGCTTCCCTGACTTCATCCTAGACAACAAGGAGCTGGATGATGTCTATGATGGG tACGAGGTCTCGGAGGACTCCTTCTTCCAGAACATGCTCAACTTCTACAACTTCTCTGCCAAAGTGATGGCCGATCAGCTCCGGAAACCCCCCAACCGCGACCA gTGGAGCATGACCCCACAGACCGTCAATGCCTACTACCTGCCCACCAAGAATGGGATTGTCTTCCCCGCTGGCATCCTGCAGGCTCCATTCTACGCCCGCAATCATCCCAA AGCCCTTAATTTTGGTGGTATCGGTGTGGTGATGGGACATGAGCTGACCCACGCCTTCGATGACCAAG GACGGGAGTACGACAAGGAGGGCAACCTGCGGCCATGGTGGCAGAACTCCTCCCTGGAGGCCTTCAAGAACCGGACGGCGTGCATAACGGAGCAGTACAGCCACTACACCGTCCACCGCGAGAAGGTCAATGGCCGGCAGACACTGGGCGAGAACATCGCTGACAACGGCGGGCTCAAGGCAGCCTACAAT GCGTACAAATCCTGGCTGCAGAAGAACGGGGAGGAGAAGCGCCTGCCAGCCCTGGAGCTCACCAACCACCAGCTCTTCTTTGTGGGCTTCGCGCAG GTGTGGTGCTCCATCCGGACACCCGAGAGCTCCCACGAAGGGCTGGTGACCGACCCCCACAGCCCTGACAAGTACCGCGTCATCGGCACCCTCAGCAACTCCCGGGACTTTGTCGAACATTTCGGCTGCCCCCTGGGGTCCCCCATGAACCCCGGCAAGCACTGTGAGGTGTGGTAG
- the LOC115611210 gene encoding mitochondrial ubiquitin ligase activator of nfkb 1-A-like, producing the protein MEPPLFTPGELLCLGSSLAFSGLFYYLYRKKTRVVARIQEAPKLQVDDDLPALVSAADGRCLPYVALEGIVLPAKAVLTSHYHERLQGVIQKLLLKEHRLVWNSLARSWSESERVLSEQVYTVPFLLASPDTEAVTQVSVESPLRAVCLPLEVVYERFQQPAHGFRDLLGQYLSGEKPKGILETEELLRVGAGLTGIGELALHPDGSLHLQPPSQGADYFLCLGDWQTVLEELESASGLWKGAAMLCAAAGLAILLHALCRAFLRARLRQQREDKELDSEEAGDGGLEDSCVICLSRPRECVLLGCGHICCCFRCFQALPARLCPICRGPIDRVVPLYQA; encoded by the exons ATGGAACCGCCGCTCTTTACACCCGGGGAGCTGCTGTGTCTGGGCTCCAGCCTCGCCTTCTCTGGCCTCTTCTACTACCtgtacaggaagaaaaccagagtcGTGGCACGCATACAG GAGGCCCCAAAGCTCCAGGTTGATGATGATTTACCAGCATTGGTGTCTGCGGCTGATGGGAGGTGCCTGCCTTACGTTGCCCTGGAAG GCATAGTGCTGCCAGCCAAGGCTGTGCTGACAAGCCATTACCATGAGAGGCTGCAGGGTGTGATCCAGAAACTGCTTCTGAAAGAGCATCGTCTGGTCTGGAACAGCTTGGCCCGGAGCTG GAGCGAGAGTGAGCGGGTGCTCTCAGAGCAGGTCTACACTGTCCCCTTCTTGCTGGCCTCACCGGACACTGAGGCAGTGACGCAGGTGAGCGTGGAGAGCCCGCTCCGAGCCGTCTGCCTGCCACTGGAGGTGGTGTACGAGAGGTTCCAGCAGCCGGCCCACGGCTTCCGTGACCTGCTGGGCCAGTACTTGAGTGGAGAGAAGCCCAAGGGCATCCTGGAGACTGAGGAGCTGCTGCGCGTGGGAGCTGGGCTGACGGGCATCGGGGAGCTGGCCCTGCACCCCGACGGCTCCCTGCACCTCCAGCCACCATCCCAGGGGGCCGACTATTTCCTGTGCCTGGGGGACTGGCAGAcggtgctggaggagctggagtcTGCCAGTGGGCTCTGGAAGGGGGCGGCCATGCTGTGCGCCGCAGCGGGCCTGGCCATCCTCCTGCACGCCCTGTGCCGTGCTTTCCTCCGTGCCCGCCTCAGGCAGCAGCGCGAGGACAAGGAGCTGGACAGCGAGGAGGCCGGGGACGGGGGGCTCGAGGATTCCTGCGTCATCTGCCTGTCGCGGCCCCGCGAGTGCGTCCTTTTGGGCTGTGGccacatctgctgctgcttccgCTGCTTCCAGGCCTTGCCCGCCCGCCTCTGCCCCATCTGCCGGGGGCCCATTGACCGCGTGGTGCCCCTCTACCAGGCCTGA
- the ECE2 gene encoding endothelin-converting enzyme 2 isoform X1 has translation MARMNVALQELGHAMPDYKRATLQDDDGPEPAGDGSASPDSMEVGFRKGPAPLVSRLASRSHLELVLCIIAISLALLFSIAVVALAIQYRRDPSHSTCLTDACVRVASKILEALDVEADPCQDFYQYSCGGWIKRNPLPNGRSKWSTFNSIWDQNQAIMKHLLENTTFNSSSEAERKTQRYYLSCLKEQRIEELGSQPLVELIDKIGGWNITGSWNQTSFMEVLKMVSGTYRATPFFTVYVGPDSKSSNSNVIQVDQSGLFLPSRDYYLNKTANERVLAAYLEYMVELGTLLGGLPEPTRLQMQQVLDFETQLANITVPQAERRDDEKIYHKMSIAELQVLAPTIDWMDYLSYALAPLELADTEPVVVYGDTYLQQVSDLINSTDRSVLNNYLIWNLVQKTASSLDQRFETAQERLLETLYGTRKSCTPRWQTCISNTDDTLGFALGSLFVKATFDRDSKAIAEEMISEIRAAFEVSLDQLDWMDEATRQAAKEKADAIYDMIGFPDFILDNKELDDVYDGYEVSEDSFFQNMLNFYNFSAKVMADQLRKPPNRDQWSMTPQTVNAYYLPTKNGIVFPAGILQAPFYARNHPKALNFGGIGVVMGHELTHAFDDQGREYDKEGNLRPWWQNSSLEAFKNRTACITEQYSHYTVHREKVNGRQTLGENIADNGGLKAAYNAYKSWLQKNGEEKRLPALELTNHQLFFVGFAQVWCSIRTPESSHEGLVTDPHSPDKYRVIGTLSNSRDFVEHFGCPLGSPMNPGKHCEVW, from the exons ATGGCCAGGATGAACGTGGCCCTCCAGGAGCTCGGACACGCC ATGCCCGACTACAAGCGTGCCACACTGCAGGACGACGACGGGCCGGAGCCGGCGGGGGATGGCAGCGCCTCTCCCGACAGCATGGAG gTGGGGTTTCGGAAGGGGCCGGCGCCGCTGGTGAGCCGCCTGGCCTCGCGCAGCCATCTGGAGCTGGTGCTCTGCATCATCGCCAtctccctggccctgctgtTCAGCATCGCCGTCGTCGCCCTGGCCATCCAGTACCGCAGAG ATCCCTCTCACAGCACGTGCCTGACGGATGCCTGCGTCCGGGTGGCCAGCAAGATCCTGGAGGCCCTGGATGTGGAGGCGGATCCATGCCAGGACTTCTACCAGTACTCGTGCGGGGGCTGGATCAAGAGGAACCCACTGCCCAACGGGCGCTCCAAGTGGAGCACCTTCAACAGCATCTGGGACCAGAACCAGGCCATCATGAAGCATCTCCTAG AGAACACCACCTTCAACTCCAGCAGCGAGGCAGAGCGGAAGACGCAGCGGTACTACCTATCCTGCCTCAAGGAGCAGAGAATAGAGGAGCTGGGCTCCCAGCCCCTCGTGGAGCTCATTGACAAG ATCGGGGGGTGGAACATCACTGGCTCCTGGAACCAGACCAGCTTCATGGAGGTACTCAAAATGGTGTCAGGGACGTACCGGGCAACCCCCTTCTTCACGGTGTACGTGGGTCCGGACTCCAAGAGTTCCAACAGCAATGTCATCCAG GTGGACCAGTCGGGGCTTTTCCTCCCATCCCGGGATTACTACCTGAACAAGACCGCCAACGAGAGG GTCCTGGCAGCATACCTGGAGTACATGGTGGagctgggcacactgctggggGGGCTCCCGGAGCCCACCCGCCTCCAGATGCAGCAGGTGCTGGACTTTGAAACCCAGCTGGCCAACATCACTGTGCCCCAGGCTGAGCGGCGAGACGACGAGAAGATCTACCACAAAATGAGcattgcagagctgcag GTCCTGGCCCCCACCATTGACTGGATGGATTACCTGTCCTATGCTCTGGCCCCACTGGAGCTGGCGGACACGGAGCCTGTGGTGGTGTATGGGGACACCTACCTCCAGCAGGTCTCGGACCTCATCAACAGCACTGACAGGAG cgtCCTAAACAACTACCTGATCTGGAACCTGGTGCAGAAGACGGCCTCCAGCCTGGACCAGCGCTTTGAGACAGCCCAGGAGAGGCTGCTGGAGACGCTCTATGGCACCAGGAAG TCCTGCACGCCTCGCTGGCAAACCTGCATCTCCAACACAGATGACACGCTGGGCTTCGCCCTGGGCTCCCTCTTTGTCAAAGCCACCTTCGACCGGGACAGCAAAGCCATT GCTGAGGAAATGATCAGCGAGATCCGGGCAGCCTTTGAGGTGTCCCTGGACCAGCTGGACTGGATGGATGAGGCAACCAGACAGGCTGCAAAGGAAAAG GCGGATGCCATCTACGACATGATCGGCTTCCCTGACTTCATCCTAGACAACAAGGAGCTGGATGATGTCTATGATGGG tACGAGGTCTCGGAGGACTCCTTCTTCCAGAACATGCTCAACTTCTACAACTTCTCTGCCAAAGTGATGGCCGATCAGCTCCGGAAACCCCCCAACCGCGACCA gTGGAGCATGACCCCACAGACCGTCAATGCCTACTACCTGCCCACCAAGAATGGGATTGTCTTCCCCGCTGGCATCCTGCAGGCTCCATTCTACGCCCGCAATCATCCCAA AGCCCTTAATTTTGGTGGTATCGGTGTGGTGATGGGACATGAGCTGACCCACGCCTTCGATGACCAAG GACGGGAGTACGACAAGGAGGGCAACCTGCGGCCATGGTGGCAGAACTCCTCCCTGGAGGCCTTCAAGAACCGGACGGCGTGCATAACGGAGCAGTACAGCCACTACACCGTCCACCGCGAGAAGGTCAATGGCCGGCAGACACTGGGCGAGAACATCGCTGACAACGGCGGGCTCAAGGCAGCCTACAAT GCGTACAAATCCTGGCTGCAGAAGAACGGGGAGGAGAAGCGCCTGCCAGCCCTGGAGCTCACCAACCACCAGCTCTTCTTTGTGGGCTTCGCGCAG GTGTGGTGCTCCATCCGGACACCCGAGAGCTCCCACGAAGGGCTGGTGACCGACCCCCACAGCCCTGACAAGTACCGCGTCATCGGCACCCTCAGCAACTCCCGGGACTTTGTCGAACATTTCGGCTGCCCCCTGGGGTCCCCCATGAACCCCGGCAAGCACTGTGAGGTGTGGTAG
- the ECE2 gene encoding endothelin-converting enzyme 2 isoform X3: MARMNVALQELGHAMPDYKRATLQDDDGPEPAGDGSASPDSMEVGFRKGPAPLVSRLASRSHLELVLCIIAISLALLFSIAVVALAIQYRRDPSHSTCLTDACVRVASKILEALDVEADPCQDFYQYSCGGWIKRNPLPNGRSKWSTFNSIWDQNQAIMKHLLENTTFNSSSEAERKTQRYYLSCLKEQRIEELGSQPLVELIDKIGGWNITGSWNQTSFMEVLKMVSGTYRATPFFTVYVGPDSKSSNSNVIQVLAAYLEYMVELGTLLGGLPEPTRLQMQQVLDFETQLANITVPQAERRDDEKIYHKMSIAELQVLAPTIDWMDYLSYALAPLELADTEPVVVYGDTYLQQVSDLINSTDRSVLNNYLIWNLVQKTASSLDQRFETAQERLLETLYGTRKSCTPRWQTCISNTDDTLGFALGSLFVKATFDRDSKAIAEEMISEIRAAFEVSLDQLDWMDEATRQAAKEKADAIYDMIGFPDFILDNKELDDVYDGYEVSEDSFFQNMLNFYNFSAKVMADQLRKPPNRDQWSMTPQTVNAYYLPTKNGIVFPAGILQAPFYARNHPKALNFGGIGVVMGHELTHAFDDQGREYDKEGNLRPWWQNSSLEAFKNRTACITEQYSHYTVHREKVNGRQTLGENIADNGGLKAAYNAYKSWLQKNGEEKRLPALELTNHQLFFVGFAQVWCSIRTPESSHEGLVTDPHSPDKYRVIGTLSNSRDFVEHFGCPLGSPMNPGKHCEVW, translated from the exons ATGGCCAGGATGAACGTGGCCCTCCAGGAGCTCGGACACGCC ATGCCCGACTACAAGCGTGCCACACTGCAGGACGACGACGGGCCGGAGCCGGCGGGGGATGGCAGCGCCTCTCCCGACAGCATGGAG gTGGGGTTTCGGAAGGGGCCGGCGCCGCTGGTGAGCCGCCTGGCCTCGCGCAGCCATCTGGAGCTGGTGCTCTGCATCATCGCCAtctccctggccctgctgtTCAGCATCGCCGTCGTCGCCCTGGCCATCCAGTACCGCAGAG ATCCCTCTCACAGCACGTGCCTGACGGATGCCTGCGTCCGGGTGGCCAGCAAGATCCTGGAGGCCCTGGATGTGGAGGCGGATCCATGCCAGGACTTCTACCAGTACTCGTGCGGGGGCTGGATCAAGAGGAACCCACTGCCCAACGGGCGCTCCAAGTGGAGCACCTTCAACAGCATCTGGGACCAGAACCAGGCCATCATGAAGCATCTCCTAG AGAACACCACCTTCAACTCCAGCAGCGAGGCAGAGCGGAAGACGCAGCGGTACTACCTATCCTGCCTCAAGGAGCAGAGAATAGAGGAGCTGGGCTCCCAGCCCCTCGTGGAGCTCATTGACAAG ATCGGGGGGTGGAACATCACTGGCTCCTGGAACCAGACCAGCTTCATGGAGGTACTCAAAATGGTGTCAGGGACGTACCGGGCAACCCCCTTCTTCACGGTGTACGTGGGTCCGGACTCCAAGAGTTCCAACAGCAATGTCATCCAG GTCCTGGCAGCATACCTGGAGTACATGGTGGagctgggcacactgctggggGGGCTCCCGGAGCCCACCCGCCTCCAGATGCAGCAGGTGCTGGACTTTGAAACCCAGCTGGCCAACATCACTGTGCCCCAGGCTGAGCGGCGAGACGACGAGAAGATCTACCACAAAATGAGcattgcagagctgcag GTCCTGGCCCCCACCATTGACTGGATGGATTACCTGTCCTATGCTCTGGCCCCACTGGAGCTGGCGGACACGGAGCCTGTGGTGGTGTATGGGGACACCTACCTCCAGCAGGTCTCGGACCTCATCAACAGCACTGACAGGAG cgtCCTAAACAACTACCTGATCTGGAACCTGGTGCAGAAGACGGCCTCCAGCCTGGACCAGCGCTTTGAGACAGCCCAGGAGAGGCTGCTGGAGACGCTCTATGGCACCAGGAAG TCCTGCACGCCTCGCTGGCAAACCTGCATCTCCAACACAGATGACACGCTGGGCTTCGCCCTGGGCTCCCTCTTTGTCAAAGCCACCTTCGACCGGGACAGCAAAGCCATT GCTGAGGAAATGATCAGCGAGATCCGGGCAGCCTTTGAGGTGTCCCTGGACCAGCTGGACTGGATGGATGAGGCAACCAGACAGGCTGCAAAGGAAAAG GCGGATGCCATCTACGACATGATCGGCTTCCCTGACTTCATCCTAGACAACAAGGAGCTGGATGATGTCTATGATGGG tACGAGGTCTCGGAGGACTCCTTCTTCCAGAACATGCTCAACTTCTACAACTTCTCTGCCAAAGTGATGGCCGATCAGCTCCGGAAACCCCCCAACCGCGACCA gTGGAGCATGACCCCACAGACCGTCAATGCCTACTACCTGCCCACCAAGAATGGGATTGTCTTCCCCGCTGGCATCCTGCAGGCTCCATTCTACGCCCGCAATCATCCCAA AGCCCTTAATTTTGGTGGTATCGGTGTGGTGATGGGACATGAGCTGACCCACGCCTTCGATGACCAAG GACGGGAGTACGACAAGGAGGGCAACCTGCGGCCATGGTGGCAGAACTCCTCCCTGGAGGCCTTCAAGAACCGGACGGCGTGCATAACGGAGCAGTACAGCCACTACACCGTCCACCGCGAGAAGGTCAATGGCCGGCAGACACTGGGCGAGAACATCGCTGACAACGGCGGGCTCAAGGCAGCCTACAAT GCGTACAAATCCTGGCTGCAGAAGAACGGGGAGGAGAAGCGCCTGCCAGCCCTGGAGCTCACCAACCACCAGCTCTTCTTTGTGGGCTTCGCGCAG GTGTGGTGCTCCATCCGGACACCCGAGAGCTCCCACGAAGGGCTGGTGACCGACCCCCACAGCCCTGACAAGTACCGCGTCATCGGCACCCTCAGCAACTCCCGGGACTTTGTCGAACATTTCGGCTGCCCCCTGGGGTCCCCCATGAACCCCGGCAAGCACTGTGAGGTGTGGTAG